In Quercus robur chromosome 11, dhQueRobu3.1, whole genome shotgun sequence, the following proteins share a genomic window:
- the LOC126706699 gene encoding uncharacterized protein LOC126706699, which translates to MAHHMFFLSFLVTLVIAMQGIYAVEYVVTNTAGNTPGGVRFNNEIGSEYSKQTLISATNFIWSLFQQNNAADRKNVPKVSLFIDDRDGVAFTSNNEIHVSARYINGYSGNVKTEITGVLYHESTHIWQWNGNGQSTPGGLIEGIADYVRLKAGYAPSHWVKPGQGDRWDQGYDVTARFLDYCNSLRNGFVAELNKKLRNGYSANFFVELLGKNVDQLWKDYKAKYAK; encoded by the coding sequence ATGGCTCACCACatgtttttcctctctttcctAGTAACCCTAGTCATAGCCATGCAAGGCATTTATGCAGTTGAATATGTTGTCACCAACACCGCCGGGAACACTCCTGGTGGAGTTCGTTTCAACAATGAGATTGGGTCTGAATACAGTAAGCAAACGTTGATTTCTGCCACAAATTTCATATGGAGCCTCTTCCAACAAAACAATGCTGCGGACAGAAAGAACGTGCCCAAAGTGAGCTTGTTCATTGATGACAGGGATGGAGTTGCATTTACTAGCAACAACGAGATCCATGTTAGTGCAAGGTACATCAATGGCTATTCTGGAAATGTGAAAACCGAAATCACTGGAGTTTTATACCATGAAAGTACACACATATGGCAATGGAATGGAAATGGACAAAGTACTCCAGGAGGATTAATTGAAGGAATTGCTGATTATGTGAGGTTGAAGGCAGGGTATGCACCTAGCCACTGGGTGAAGCCTGGGCAAGGTGATAGATGGGATCAAGGCTACGATGTTACAGCTCGATTTTTGGACTATTGCAATAGTcttagaaatgggtttgtggctgaattgaataagaaattgaggAATGGTTATAgtgctaatttttttgttgaactgCTAGGGAAGAATGTCGAT